The DNA region tttttattcacttaCAGGCGTTTTTAGCAATAGATGaacttttgtttttcaaagaAGTTCGGTTACGCTTTCGGAGTTTATAAAAGTGTATTAAAGTTACGTTCTAATTTTCAAAGTATTCAAATAGTTAATATGGGTTTATTGACGGAAGGTAGCCCTCTTTCTTGGGAAGAAACCAAAGCATTGGCGGAACATGTGCGTCGACATGGTGTTGAACAGTTTATTAATCTCTACAGCAAGCTTAGAGACCGTACTGGAGATGTTCTCAAGTGGGGTGATGAGGTATGttactttttcatataataaccttgaggaaaataatatataattatcaaatgtCTTGCTTGAATGaatctttctttatattttatttttacaattactaTGTGTGTTATCCAATGTGTATATCACACAACTACATGTTTACTTGTCTAACATAcaattatttctgttttatatgtaaatataagaaatatgatatatatataatcccattacatgttattataattatatgatattaatataaattttcatacttcatatttttaaataataaatgcttGAAAGATgccttttattttgaaaatgtagttaatatattctcaagtattaaatattttgcaacttTTAGGTGGagtatattatagttaaatttgATGATGTTAATCAGCGAGCCACTGTAAGTCTAAGAGCTGAGGAGGTTCTGCCTAAACTGCAAGAAAAAGAATTGAAAGATCctcaaagtaaaattatatatctttgttatcttaaaaaactttataattaggtagtttataaaagagaatacatattttaaataaaaacatatattttaagtacaaatttatagttttgtcATGTTTCACAATAATTTAAGCAAAGTTTTTAAGCATTAGTCATGttttgtgttattaataaCTAAGTTCTAtacagtatttaatatttagtttgttattttaaatattgatataacagTCGTGTTCAGTGTTAGATTATGTGACTGTCAATTTTATATGTGCTGTGATTGtgttatcgatttttttttaaagatattgaaaataattttataacatatatataaccacaaataattgaatatcgTTACCACAGACTGAAAAgtgttgataatatttaaaaataataaattatatttcgagtacatatattaatgattcAAGGAAATCTCATGTTACATGTTGAACAAACAATGAAGTGTTTGTCTTTTGTATCACAAATAACACACATTTGTGTTGGATTTTAGATGTAAAAAGTCTCTGGCGGCCGGAATATGGAGCTTATATGATTGAAGGTACTCCGGGGAAGCCCTACGGAGGGCTGCTGGCCCATTTCAACATAGTTGAAGCAAATATGCGCTATCGTAGGGCCGAAGCAAGTGCACTTTTAAAAGACGGTGAAGTCATTATGAGTATTACGAATTTTCCTAGGTATGAAGGGACggtattaaaaagattattaattgttatattgttaAGTTGTGAAAACTTAGGTCAAACTGTTTGATTCCAGATTAGGCAGTCCAAACTTTACATCTCCACCATACAAACCAACTCCAGACAGGGGTGTGTCATTATCATACTTCTTTCCTGATCAGGCAACATTCCCTGGACACCCACGTTATAAGACACTGGCCGAAAACATTCGGAAGAGAAGAGGAAATAGAATGGCCATAAATATTCCAGGTGTGtgaactaattttataaaaaaaattaaatatttagttgctTTTCACTTCGATTAGTATAAAcagttaatattacatatattttttaagatttcctTTTCTTTCTCTATTAGtatgttgataatataattccttAAAGTTTTCCGCGATGTGAACACTAAGATTCCTATCGACGATTACCACAAGATACTGCCAGATTTGGCCAAACCAGACTCCGTGTATTTGGATGCTATGGGTTTGGGTATGGGGTGCTGCTGTCTTCAGGTCACATTCCAGGCTTGTTGTATAACTGAAGCTCGCACATTGTACGACCAACTTGCCCCTTTATGTCCAATCATGGTAAGACTTcagtatattaataagatatatttgtgtatataatatacagatattatttcctatgtatatatatatatatatatatacttatatatgtaggtTATGTATTTGCATAACATTATCTATataacagaaattttattataaaatgattttttctctaaaatatgtgttaaattataagtaagtatatatttcACTCCAGCACTAATCAcgtgttttttaattactcgTTATTATCACTAAATGATAACGCTGTGATAACCCACAGTCTGGGGCAAAAATTGTATATGGAGTCATCTTCGAAAGCTGCCAGCATTTAGGTTAActatgttataaaaagtaacagtAATCAAAGCCGGCTTCAGATACtgaatgattataattaatgatattgttaataattaattattttcaattgtgTTACATAATATGGTTGGAAGCAAGTGTCGAAGTACAGTCGTAATCAGCGCCCCTAACACAAGTTACCATTTCATATAACATACGGACAATTAAGAGTTATTCGTAAATGTTCTAAAATCAAACTAGCAAcgtacttttattaatatatgaatgaatgGCTTGCAACTGTCCGTGTGTAGGTCGACGATACAAACTTGTGTTAAGGATACAGTTTACGAAAATTCTACATTAGTTACACTTAGGAAACTTTTTCTGAACTTTattggtaaaaaataaataaatcagtatTATGACgtgataacaaacaaaaaacaagcGTCAATGAACTATTGCGATTGTGATTTTTCGTCGATCCAACACTTATAATACATTGAAAACTCAGTTTTATGATGATAATTTGTTTACGCAGCCTAGCCTCAATGAAAGCACGTTTTGCATTAATAATTTCACCTCAATAAACTTTTTCAAAGCCTTTTCGTGACTGCGTTGTAATTTGCCTGGTTTATCGCCTGATGTACCCAATTTGAATACAAATCTTCTCAGATCGTTGAATTCAAATTGATAAGgaatttaatctttaatagAAGGAATCTTCTAGAAAATTAAGCATAAGTACCTACAACGTTTATAATAAGTTACGTAACCAagtaatttctaaatatttctcaCTCCCTTTAATATCCAGTTCATATATTCCACGAGAACACTAAAGTTAACCTTTGTTtagaattcttttaaaatatgtagtaattaatataagctGTAAGCATGACCAATTAACCTCGCCAACTCTTTGTGTTGTGTGACTGTATCGAAACGAATGGACTAGGActgaatcaaaataaatatgacggcattctaatttattaaattgttgtttacTGAATTCTCGGAATCGTTAAAATATTGCTCTAATGTGATTTTAATGATCGGATCCAAATAACAAATCCCGAATGGCGATAATCGTAATTATGTGAACGTGTTTTCTATCGACGTTTCTGTTGTTTCGTTGGATTTCGAGTTATGGTAGCGgcgttataattaatataaaaataaaaagttttttttgaacattttcttttaaggAATTTTGAGCCCTGgttttgtataatttcatGTATATGTATACTATAACTCGACCAGCTAGCGTTGTCTGCTGCGTCTCCCGTGTACCGAGGTTACCTGACGGATGTTGACTGCCGCTGGAATGTCGTCTCGGCCTCGGTGGATTGCCGTACTAGAGAGGAGTTGGGCTTAGAGCCGCTGAAGAATGACAAGTTCCGCATACACAAATCAC from Danaus plexippus chromosome 3 unlocalized genomic scaffold, MEX_DaPlex mxdp_30, whole genome shotgun sequence includes:
- the LOC116768027 gene encoding glutamate--cysteine ligase catalytic subunit; the protein is MNFCFSKKFGYAFGVYKSVLKLRSNFQSIQIVNMGLLTEGSPLSWEETKALAEHVRRHGVEQFINLYSKLRDRTGDVLKWGDEVEYIIVKFDDVNQRATVSLRAEEVLPKLQEKELKDPQNVKSLWRPEYGAYMIEGTPGKPYGGLLAHFNIVEANMRYRRAEASALLKDGEVIMSITNFPRLGSPNFTSPPYKPTPDRGVSLSYFFPDQATFPGHPRYKTLAENIRKRRGNRMAINIPVFRDVNTKIPIDDYHKILPDLAKPDSVYLDAMGLGMGCCCLQVTFQACCITEARTLYDQLAPLCPIMLALSAASPVYRGYLTDVDCRWNVVSASVDCRTREELGLEPLKNDKFRIHKSRYDSIDSYLSPEHEKYNDIEVVHDPAVYRRLREGGIDHPLAIHVAHLFIRDTVSLFSEKVHQDDENDTDHFENIQSTNWQTMRFKPPPPNSPIGWRVEFRPCDAQLTDFENAAYVCFVVLLTRVILTYNLKFVMPISKVDENMQRAQRRGACASQRFWWRRDVRSQDADTYLEMTVHEIINGKEGVFPGLIPLIESYLSGMDVDADTHCSVQQYLKLIQRRASGEILTMASWMREFIDKHPQYKKDSIVTEKINYDLLKTAYGIQSGTIPAPTLLGSSNVSKTNDDIPKAFSKMMSKDCP